A window of the Oncorhynchus keta strain PuntledgeMale-10-30-2019 chromosome 21, Oket_V2, whole genome shotgun sequence genome harbors these coding sequences:
- the lsm3 gene encoding snRNA-associated Sm-like protein LSm3, protein MADEVEQQTTTNTVEEPLDLIRLSLDERIYVKMRNDRELRGRLNAYDQHLNMILGDVEETVTTVEIDEETYEEIYKSTKRNIPMLFVRGDGVVLVAPPLRVG, encoded by the exons ATGGCGGATGAAGTTGAACAG CAAACGACCACCAACACAGTGGAGGAGCCCCTGGATCTGATCAGGCTCAGTTTGGATGAAAGGATATATGTTAAGATGAGAAACGACCGAGAACTCAGGGGCAGATTGAAC GCCTACGATCAGCACTTGAACATGATCTTGGGAGATGTTGAGGAGACGGTGACAACAGTAGAGATTGATGAGGAGACGTATGAAGAAATTTACAAG TCAACGAAGAGGAACATCCCCATGTTGTTTGTGAGAGGTGACGGAGTCGTCTTGGTCGCTCCTCCTCTCAGGGTGGGCTAG